The following coding sequences are from one Pigmentibacter ruber window:
- a CDS encoding ATP-binding cassette domain-containing protein — protein sequence MNNAINMHLICKSIEENIPYEKKDVRGKIKNYFFPKKKKKYLIKNCSINLSAGKSLAIIGSNGAGKSTLMKIISGIMQPSEGTIKILDYVPYERNKSFQKKLGVVFGHKSSLIWDLPAKYSFDLHKTIYGIDNISYERRLKHLTSILSMEKCLERRVKNMSLGERVKSDLIMNLLHSPELILLDEPTIGVDMESKMMIREFINYEKEKNNRTFILTSHDPTDIENCCDEINILAKGEIVLAEDTSNLKKRYQQKVKIILKNKELNQELIKENILAWSSQAEFYLINDCLNVITNKEDEINLINLFISMKITDFELKSMSFEEILAGQFQIFKNNESDNYESDGDN from the coding sequence ATGAATAATGCTATTAACATGCATTTAATTTGCAAAAGTATTGAAGAAAATATTCCATATGAAAAAAAAGATGTTAGGGGAAAGATAAAAAACTATTTCTTCCCCAAAAAAAAGAAAAAATATCTTATTAAAAACTGCTCAATAAATCTGTCTGCAGGCAAATCTCTTGCCATCATTGGATCCAATGGAGCAGGTAAATCTACGTTAATGAAAATAATCTCTGGAATTATGCAACCATCTGAAGGAACAATCAAAATATTAGATTATGTTCCATACGAGCGAAATAAATCTTTTCAAAAAAAATTAGGTGTTGTTTTTGGACATAAATCTTCATTAATTTGGGATTTACCTGCTAAATATAGTTTTGATTTACATAAAACTATTTATGGTATTGATAATATAAGCTATGAAAGAAGATTAAAGCATTTAACAAGCATTTTATCTATGGAAAAATGTTTGGAAAGAAGAGTAAAAAATATGAGCTTAGGCGAAAGAGTAAAATCAGATTTAATTATGAATTTACTGCATTCTCCAGAACTTATTTTATTAGATGAACCTACTATTGGCGTTGATATGGAATCAAAAATGATGATTCGTGAATTTATCAACTACGAGAAAGAAAAAAATAATAGAACATTTATTTTAACCTCACACGATCCAACAGACATAGAAAATTGCTGCGATGAAATAAATATTCTTGCTAAAGGAGAAATTGTTTTAGCAGAGGACACTTCAAATCTTAAGAAAAGATACCAACAAAAAGTAAAAATAATTCTCAAAAATAAAGAGTTAAATCAAGAATTAATAAAAGAAAATATATTAGCCTGGTCTTCCCAAGCAGAATTTTATTTAATTAATGATTGCCTAAATGTAATTACAAATAAAGAAGATGAAATAAACTTAATAAATTTATTTATCTCCATGAAAATTACAGATTTTGAGTTAAAATCAATGTCCTTTGAAGAAATTTTAGCAGGACAGTTTCAGATATTTAAAAACAATGAAAGTGATAATTATGAATCAGATGGAGATAATTAA
- a CDS encoding ABC-2 family transporter protein has protein sequence MNQMEIIKNIVKIKNFIKIYTAEFLSNKSTVISITIGGLILPILVQLITWNFVFASNEQIKQYTFSQIIIYVCITVLFMMTNDSDEIIRTMSERIKNGSIDVYKTKPISNFSLILHISIGRNFIFMTLTSIILVFFTFIFNSSITIHVFILYILSQILTIQIAYTFSLFCYWFINSVFINYLFYLILQIFGGFLIPIDLWPEPYQTVLRYNPFRILISATPDIILNPTPTNLKTIFFLAIFYIITFIFIIKFIEKITIKKYTSHGG, from the coding sequence ATGAATCAGATGGAGATAATTAAAAATATCGTAAAAATTAAAAATTTTATAAAAATTTATACTGCTGAATTTTTGTCTAATAAATCTACAGTAATTAGCATAACAATTGGGGGTTTAATACTGCCCATTTTAGTCCAATTGATTACTTGGAATTTTGTCTTTGCAAGCAATGAACAAATTAAACAATATACTTTCTCGCAAATTATTATTTATGTCTGCATAACAGTGCTTTTTATGATGACAAACGATTCGGATGAAATTATACGAACAATGTCCGAAAGAATAAAAAATGGCAGCATTGATGTTTATAAGACAAAACCTATATCAAATTTTAGTTTAATATTACATATATCTATTGGAAGAAATTTCATTTTCATGACATTAACATCAATAATACTTGTTTTTTTTACCTTTATATTTAACTCATCAATAACAATCCATGTGTTTATTCTCTACATCCTCTCACAAATATTAACTATACAAATTGCTTATACTTTTTCGTTATTTTGTTACTGGTTTATAAATAGTGTTTTTATAAATTATCTTTTTTATTTAATTTTACAGATATTTGGAGGGTTTTTAATACCAATAGATCTATGGCCAGAACCTTATCAAACAGTATTAAGATATAACCCTTTTAGAATTTTAATTTCTGCAACTCCTGATATTATTTTAAACCCAACCCCAACAAACTTAAAAACTATTTTTTTTCTTGCCATATTTTATATTATTACCTTTATTTTTATAATTAAGTTTATTGAAAAAATAACAATAAAGAAATACACTTCACATGGTGGTTAA
- a CDS encoding ABC-2 family transporter protein: MLKLIFKNFKYRLLSEMSFKADFLGELFVTISINIFTICLFKVIFSYSRNFGFWSFDDFFLASLFYMSFRLFVECLDDNMFEFFETVFEGKFDSYLCKPINLLFFVLFYFFRVTKLIIAVVIYFMLIFYILYNNIVTNFSDIILFFVSSFISITIGILFTFIMVSLNLFSQKNLYIGFHMHHFSQLCYLPPTIFSQNLFKILFITVPYMFISSLPVLILKYKQYNLITLSIIPLLILFFIAYLFWKKYKTLLKSFGG; encoded by the coding sequence ATGCTAAAATTAATTTTTAAAAATTTTAAATACAGGCTTCTCAGTGAAATGAGTTTTAAAGCAGATTTTTTAGGAGAATTATTCGTCACTATTTCTATTAATATTTTTACTATCTGTTTATTTAAAGTTATATTTTCTTATAGTAGAAACTTTGGTTTTTGGAGCTTTGATGATTTTTTTCTTGCTTCCCTATTTTATATGTCTTTTCGCCTTTTTGTTGAATGCTTAGATGATAATATGTTTGAATTTTTTGAGACTGTCTTTGAGGGAAAATTTGATAGTTATTTATGTAAACCAATAAATTTATTGTTTTTTGTGTTGTTTTATTTTTTCAGAGTAACAAAATTAATAATTGCTGTAGTAATCTATTTTATGTTAATATTTTATATATTATATAATAATATAGTAACAAATTTTTCAGATATTATTTTATTTTTTGTTTCTTCATTTATTTCAATAACTATAGGCATTCTCTTTACTTTTATTATGGTTTCTTTAAATTTATTTTCACAGAAAAATTTATATATCGGTTTTCATATGCACCATTTTTCACAACTTTGTTATTTACCACCAACAATATTTAGCCAAAATTTATTTAAAATATTATTTATTACTGTTCCTTATATGTTTATTTCATCTTTACCTGTTCTCATTTTAAAGTATAAACAGTATAATTTAATTACCCTTTCAATCATTCCATTATTAATTCTATTTTTTATAGCATATTTATTTTGGAAAAAATATAAAACTCTCTTGAAATCATTTGGCGGTTAA
- the serC gene encoding 3-phosphoserine/phosphohydroxythreonine transaminase, whose protein sequence is MNVHYFSPGPASLPKAVKKQIKEELLDTFGIGVSVMEISHRSKQYEHLNEETLQLARKVFHVPNTHSVLFSCCGAQQHFSLIPQHLSKPGEELAYTDTGIWAHLACEEVHAQPRKVHIVYDGRTCDYVSLGNPKNWEIPEHSKYVHITVNNTVYGTEYKTIPTFGKIPLVLDMTSSLAARTDIPWDSTAIVYASAQKNFGIAGVSVIIIRNDLLEASREITKANYLGKALSYHAIFDTKSALNTPPVFPIYAMNRMLHWIDQSGGIKVMEKWSLEKAKMIYSEVDAGLYIGRTDKHDRSRHNFVFRLPNEKQDEHFIAEAAKHHLLEIKGYRSVGGIRASMYNGVSLESASAFAEFMKDYRKKFG, encoded by the coding sequence ATGAATGTTCATTATTTTAGTCCAGGGCCTGCAAGCTTACCGAAAGCAGTAAAAAAACAAATTAAAGAAGAATTGTTAGATACTTTTGGAATTGGTGTCAGCGTAATGGAAATATCACACCGTTCCAAACAGTATGAACATTTAAATGAAGAAACCCTTCAACTTGCAAGAAAAGTTTTTCATGTTCCAAACACCCACTCAGTTCTTTTTTCATGCTGTGGGGCGCAACAACACTTTTCTTTAATTCCTCAACATCTATCTAAACCAGGTGAGGAATTAGCATATACCGATACTGGCATTTGGGCCCATTTAGCATGTGAAGAAGTCCATGCACAACCTAGAAAAGTGCATATTGTATATGATGGAAGAACTTGCGACTATGTTTCGTTAGGAAATCCCAAAAACTGGGAAATACCCGAACATTCTAAGTATGTGCACATTACTGTAAATAATACTGTTTATGGAACGGAATATAAAACTATTCCTACGTTTGGAAAAATCCCGTTAGTGCTAGATATGACGAGCTCTTTAGCAGCTCGCACTGATATTCCATGGGATTCCACAGCTATTGTTTACGCCAGTGCGCAAAAGAATTTTGGAATTGCTGGTGTCTCAGTAATTATTATTAGAAATGATTTATTAGAAGCAAGTAGAGAGATTACAAAAGCAAATTACTTAGGAAAAGCTCTTTCTTATCATGCCATATTCGATACAAAAAGTGCTTTAAATACCCCTCCAGTTTTTCCAATTTATGCGATGAATAGAATGCTACACTGGATTGATCAATCAGGTGGAATTAAAGTGATGGAAAAGTGGTCGCTTGAAAAAGCTAAAATGATTTACTCTGAAGTTGATGCGGGACTTTATATTGGTAGAACAGATAAACATGATCGATCAAGACATAATTTTGTTTTCCGACTTCCCAATGAAAAACAAGATGAACACTTTATAGCTGAAGCTGCTAAACATCATTTATTAGAAATTAAGGGATATCGTTCAGTAGGAGGTATTCGAGCTTCAATGTATAATGGGGTCAGCCTTGAATCTGCTAGTGCATTTGCTGAATTTATGAAAGATTATCGGAAGAAATTTGGCTGA